The genome window GTAAATCTGACctgaaatgtcctttttttcttcccccttgtGTTATCTAGTTCTTTTtgatcatcatggtgatgtttgcAGCTGAAGTAGCTGTTTTGGTGCTGAGCCTGATCTACCAAGGCAAAGTGAGTTCTCTCAAACAGCTGGTGTGCTAACAGTACAATTGCATCTCATGAGTTTAATTGAGATtagttggccagccaattgcagggcaaatgGTAAATAAACCTATCACACTTAAAATTGCACTTTTGGAGAATCTTAGTGTTGACTCAGCTGACCATGATTGTTTTTgagatgtaggaggaaacctgagtacctgtAGAAAGGCAAAACAAGCAAACTACACAAAATTCAGTCTCAGAAAGATCAATATTAAAATGGTGTATGCCACACCCTTattagaaattaaaaaaaaactcattcagAAGGTTACACAATCATATAATGCGCAAGACCCCTGAATTgacaaatgttgacatttgatgCAGTCATTAAGATTGAGGAGCacattttttggacattttttttattcttgttttttaagaCATTCTTTATTTCACATGTCTACAGATCAATGGTCAACTGGAGAATTCCATGACAAATACCTTCTCAAAGTATGGCAGTGATACCTCAACTGTGGACAACTTGCAGACCCAGGTTTGCACTTCCATGTTCCACAACCCCATTTTGTTTTCAGTTTCTTATTCATATggactcatttttttcttgtttgcatGATAGTCCAAATTGCAATTAAACaggttatttttttcagttgcaATGCTGTGGTGTAAGTAACTACACCAGTTGGTTCAATACAACTTGGTACCAGAGCCACAACGGCACAGTGCCCAAGTCCTGCTGCAAAAATAACAGCATATCGTGTACTGGAAGGCTGGACCAGTTGAACATGCTCAATTTAGAGGTGAAAGCAATATTGctaaacattttttgtcatcACATGACAATACTATTTGAGGGTTGTTTTCGTTTCAGGGTTGTGAAGTCAAACTGGAGAACCTGCTAATGCACGTGCTAAGATATGCCATGCTCGTTGTTCTTGGCTTCGCTATCGTCAAGGTAATGAATGTGGAATTGTCGTTGCCATTCACGTAAAACAGACTTCAATCGTAGGTGCAAGTGCACATTTCTATGTTGACTCTTCTCAATACTCTCATACAAATGAATGAGATCTATTGTTAAGCATCTGCAGTTATCGGTAGTCTCATTTAATAGACACTTTGTCAGCAGATTTTTGCTAGTGTCTACGCTATATTATGGTTGAATATCCAATCTGGTGGTTCACAACACACTTaagaaatattttcctttttttttgcagttcttCGGGATGCTGAGCGTTTGTGTGATTGCGTGTAAGAGTGGTGGCCGGAGGAGTGGTTACCAGCCTATTTATGCTtaatgggaggaaaaaaatgactttatttttttttcctttactgTTTTGGTATGCCCATTGCAAACTAATGTCAAGTGTGTCAAAAGCAGTCAAGCATGAATGTCACTGTCACTTTATTGCATTTGGCTGAACTCTCTCTATATTGCATCAAGTAGGTATTCATTTCTAGGTTCATCTGCACTATGGACTCACTAAGGGGACTTTTAACAGTTACTCGTGGATTTAAGTTGCCTCACCTTCTGAAATTTTTAGTCAACTGAAATAATTGGAATCTACCATGATGATGCCTAATTTATGTTTATTGCCCACTTGATTGAACTAATCTACATTAGCTTTCTTTTAATCAGGAGGCTAATTTTTTTAGGAGTTGTATGTTAAATATTGTTACTGCGCTACATGTTTGTATTCACTTTGCATAACAATAAAGTAGGTTGTATTACATGATGTGTTTTATTGTGGGCTCATGATTACTTTGGTGTCCCAAAAATGTGTCCCTAATGGCTTTTTATGTTATATATTTGCAGGTTGTCTAAAAGTAGATTATTAAAATTAAACCTTTGACGAGTGATGCATCGACCAGATCATCCTAAAGATGGTGCAGTTGCGgctctttattttgaaagcaaaaCCAGTGGATGGTAAGAAACACGTCATTACAAAGTATGTGAAAATAAGACAACAGTGTGCTTTTGAAAAACTCATTAAGAACAACTGAAGTGAAAAAAACTTGCTAACCATAGATTGGGAAATTACAGGCACTGATGTATCAAATGTTTACTTTGAGCAGAACGGAAATTCACTAGACTACAGGCAAAAGGTTTCGGCACCTCATTCAAGACAACATTAATGATCGTCCCAACCCTATAGAAAAAGGCTGATTGAGTGTAGCTGATGGGCTGGAAGACTGTCCTGGGGCAGATGACAGTGGTGCGCAGCATAGGGCCCAATCAGGCTTTCTCTCCACTGGCATGGTACCGTATCATCTACCATGCTGAAATCACATTCCCTGCATGTGACACAAGTTGGCGTATGCATGACTTGATGCCACTGAACAGTCACAGATTTGTCCTAATATTGGATTCTCCACAATACATTACTAACATTGTGTGCATTCACTGTCAACcggaatgtttttgtttggtccccccccccacaaaacaatgtttttatgaCGTTAAAGACTATGGACAAAGATTGAGCTGTGAGCCCCATTGTAGTCTTTGTGGCCGGTAATAGACTGACCGTCACACAAGATTTTGATAGACTACTAGGTATAGATCACTTCAAAACAGGTTAATAttaaacatattcatttttttgtgattaaaaatatatcgAATGAGGTTgtcagtaaattaaaaaaaaattaaaaactatcCCGACACAATAGGCTGAGATATGTATGGTGGATAACATTGTGTACATCCACTGTCACACACACTTATCTGGTCTATATTTCAGTAAGAGTAGACAGCAATGCTacttagcatgttttttttgttttttccccctcacaaaacaatgtttttatgaAGGTAAAGACTATATGGACAAAGATTGAGCTGTGAGCCCCATTGTAGTCTTTGTGGCTGGTAATAGACTGACCGTCACATAAGATTTTGATAGACTACTAGGTATAGATCACTTCAAAACAggttaatattaaaaatatttaatttttgtgattaaaaatacaTCGAATGAGGTTgtcagtaaataaaaataaataaataaactatcaCTATAGCCTCTGAGGTATGTATGGTGGGTGGACTCTTCACACACTTTTTAATCTCACATACAGATTATTTTTTTCGAACATACATTGGCAGATAAACATTTGTTTGAGCATTTATTCTGCTTTGTAAGCAGTAACATTGCTTTTGCACCACATCCATATCTACTATATAGGTTGTCCCACTACCACTCTTTTAAAGACActacaattttaaatgttatgGAAAATTAGTTGTGTGTTTACTTGATGAACCTTAGCAGCTATATTGTATCCTATTGAGCgaaaaagacaaacaagagAAGGTTTAAGTGAGGTCATACTGTCTGCATGATGCTGATGCGGCTGCAAAAACTCCCTGACTGAGCAGATGGAATTGTGGGAAAAGATGAAATGAGAGAAGGGTACAGTACTTCATCAACTGCAGCCTGTGtcttccatgtgtgtgtgtttttataaaGATCCTCCCCACTGCCTTTCTCTcactccccctccctctcctcTCCCTCTGGCTCCCCTTGCTTTCTTCTCCCTATTCTCAGGGTCCTCCGGGCAGCCTCACTCAGAGGCTCTCGGCTCCAGAGTAGCCTGCtgctttatcatcattatccTTGGATCCACTCTGACTGCCAACCTGCTCTTACGGTACCACCACCATTTAAGAAACAAATTGATAAAGAGACGTGTTTTCTCGGTTCACTTCCACCCCATCTTACCAGGTCTGCATCTGTGTATTATCTTGTTCTTCGGATCTTTTGTCTGCAGACGAGAGATGGGCTGCACGATGCTCTGGTGAGTGTGatgctgtttttcctttttaatcctGCCCTTTGGGAGTGTAGTATTGTGCAGCCACTCATGCGAGGTGAGAACTTATTTCTTCCGGATAAGCTTAAAATAATTGGCTTTGGTGGTACTCGTGCACTTTTCCCACCTCTTCACATGATGCTTTAGGGGATGTAATgcgaatacacacacacacacagctgtaTAAAGCCAGTATACATACAAGAAAAGGTGAATTCCTTTGACAACATTGCTACACTTGCTAATCAAGTgagaatatgcatgcagaaaggtttaaataaaaataaatgatttaaggGAGgggctagaggtagtgtcaacaccACAGTGCCGCcgtgatgctcctattggtgcattcgggactcagtACTTTCACCAGGGGTTTCCATATTTGACCTCGGAGAGGTCAAGAGAGCCCcatatggctcccaagccataggttccctacccctgccataGACCCAGGTTTGAACCATTCCAGGAAATAAGTTCGATTTTATAAATATAACTCAAGAAAACTACAACAAAATAACACTAAATATTTCTCAACATTTTTGATTgttgattttaaaacaaaaaactgaattgcCTGATATAATGAAAACTTGAGAAATTGTGTGTTTCTAATAAACAGACCAGCACTGTGGGGCCGACTCTCAAAACTAAAACAGTGTATACACTTGTATAATTATAAGAATGCTAATTCATTATTTAGCTAGAAAATTACATTTCTGTAGGCTTTGTATGGCAGCTTTTCATGCTTGTTGGTAAACTACAACACTTCCTGTTGCATTTAGATTTTCAAGGGTTGGATTTCATTATGAATGGAAGTTAATGTTGTGGGTTTATTAATGTTGACCTTAGAGTTAGATTACATCCCAGTGTGCATTGTCTATTTTGTGTGGTGGCTTTCCAATTCTAGCGGAGCAAGCGAAGCAGTTAGAAGTTGGAACAGTTTGAtactgaaaatatatattttttgccacCAGGCCATTAATATCTCTGGTGAATCATACATTGAAATTCATTAAATGAACATAAACGTTGATGACGTGACCCAAACGTGTGTACGCCTCTCCTCATAGAACAACTTTGGTGTACAGTCCAATCCATTGTTGACAAATCGTCACATGTAACCACAACAAAGATGTCTGCAGCCTTTCCTTTGTTCTACTTGCTGCTCTATGGTCATCATCACATTTTGTTCCCACTTTCATCACTCATTATGAAGCAAATTCAGTTCATGCGTATATTTTCCATGTAGGAAGATAGGAAACGCTTTTTCTTGCATAAGCTACAGAGCAGACCTTCACACAAGCATACAGCGTACACACAAAGCGCCATCTCCAGTGGTGGTACATTATTTATGAAGTCGTCTGGAGCTGCGCCTTCCACCCAGCACCGCTAAATTATATGTAGCCTCTCTTTATTCTCTTGCCTTCTTATAGACTGTGGGAGTGCACGAAAgtgtatattaaaaatatttattcaatcATTAACTTTAAATGACTTTATTCCAAGTCATATATtacttttagttttgttttttcatgtgATGTGTTGTTTCGATTGCTTTTGTCATCAGTCTATGCCTTTCATTTTcgaataaaatattttacttttgaaaacatgaaaatatattacatttcaGTCTAATCAAATATTTGCTTAAttgtaattattaataattctgatgtttaaatgttttcttttatttttaagattttaattttcttaattaaaatgtctattttatGCTTATTTGGGGTTTTTGATTTAGTATTTTTCTCTTAATTTGTTCTTTTATCCTTTTATGTTTAAGTGTTCATCTTTGCAATTTATATTTCATCTTAGTTCATTTTGACCTTGTAAAGTTTTTGAGCTCTTGATGTGTTTGTTTAGATAATTTAAGATTATTTTGAAGCCgcagatggggaaaaaaaattcacaatttGGAACCCACGTTGGTCGTACTTTGAAGGACCTTATAATCTGACTGCGGCTTGTGCACATTGTCATTGTTCCCTTGAGCAAGACACTTCATCCGAGTTGGCTCTAGTGCGCCTGGCAGCGCTCTGCATTGCAGCAGCATTTCATTGATGTGCAAATGTTAACACATGTAAATATAGGCACTACATCAGCAACATTGCTATCTTCCTTTCCCTCCTGCAGCCACGGTAACATCCTGGCTGCCGACTGACTGATGCTCACTAGTAAAGTGCTGAAACCCACCACAGACCATTTTGCATTAAGCAATTTGATGAGGGATTAAAACACATGAAGACCATAACGTAATTGTCTCGCATTTCTGACGTGGAGAAAACCTGTGAATGAACCACaatggaagaagaggaagaaaaaatagCAGCGGTTCTATGATGTGGATAACTGAAAGGCACTGGTGAGTATCCAGTCATGTGTGTCAAGTCATTCAAGTTTCATGAAAATGTTGCAATCCATGTATTTAATCTGACTGGGACTCCAATGAATGCCAAGTCAAAGTCAAGCTCAGTGTTAAATTTGGATAGTCTTAAGCTTTTAGGAAACTTTCAGAATGTACCTTTAAAGGTAAACTGAATTTGACCACCTCTAAACTTTGAAATGTGCATGGTGTTGTATTACGGTACTTTTTGCTTAAGTTACTGTCGTTTAGGGGCCCGAATGAATTAATGGTTTTTAATCAATGAATGGGCGATGTGAAATTGTTAGTTTCAATGGGCTAGTTGAATAATATTCAAATCTTTGTAAATTCCTTTTGAAACTTTACTTCAATTCAATGACTAAATGACTATTTTATGCCATTACACTCCAGCCTCCCAATTAGGGCGAGACATCAAACATGGCCAGACAAGACACACCATGCTTCCTCCATGGTTTTGACCTCAGCGCCCATTTCGTCGACATCAGGCCCCTCGGTGCAGGAGGCACTGGACTGGTACTGTCGGCCGTGGACCAGCACACAGGAACCCGCGTGGCCATCAAGAAGTTGGCCATGCGCGACTCTGTCACAGTGAAGCATGCGTTGAGGGAGGTGAAGATAACTCGCAGGTTGCATCACGAGAACGTGGTCCGGGTACACGAGGTCCTGACACCTTACGGACGGCCGCCGACTGGGGACCCGGCCCAGCTTGGGGCGCTGTACGTTATCCAGGAATGCATGGAGACAGATTTGGCACGACTGCTGGAGCAAGGAGCACTGTCGACAGGTAGGTTTACCTTAGTAGATGAGGCAAATTCTAAGAGGACAGATTTCATTTTGTAAAGAAAACTAATTGTTCTGCTATAATACTATTTTGATTTGCAttgcttttaatttaaaaaaaaagtcatcaatcaagcatacatacatgcacacgtACATACAGTAGAtgttattccaaaatcaaaatcaGGTGGTAGCATTTACACTTGAGAAATTGGATTAGTGAAAACAAATTTCAgtgtcatattttgattttaaacattattttctcttaTATCGTtgttttatgatattttttaatttacatattTAGATACGTTAAGCAAGCATGACAGTCATTTAATAAAAGCTTCAAGTTTTTCCATCTCAACACTGGTGCACACCAATCAAGTGGATCGATCCCACAGAGTTTGTCACTTCCAAAATGATCACTCATCCACTGGTGCGTTTTCAGAAAGTCATGCGACTTAAGTTGTTATTTATCTAGGTCACGCCACACTGCTGTTTTACCAGCTGCTGCGGGGCCTCAAGTTCATCCACTCATCCAATGTGCTGCACAGAGACCTGAAGCCTGCCAACATTTTCATCAACACTGACCAACTGCTGCTCAAGATCGGGGACTTTGGTCTTGCCCGGATAGTTGACCCACACTATTCTCATAAGGTAAGCCAAACTAAACTCATATTTTGCTCAAGCCATTATTGGCCTGCATTAAACGGTGAATATATACTaattgaatatggcccgcacaagTTAAATTCAAGACGTTTGATCCATTTTGAAGGTAGTAGTTCACTTCTACTTTATTACATGTAATAAAACCTCATTTTTGGAGCCACATTGATTCTTAGAACATAGAGTATTCTAACAATTGATGTCTTGGATTGTTCTCCCTGATCATTGTTCCTTTTGACTTGTGAGCCAGTCACACTGAAGATGGGCATATTGTAACGCAATTGAAAAGATATGATTCTTCTCCTTTACACTTTACGCAGTCATGCCATGAGAGAAGAGATAAGGGCTCTTCGGGACAAGAAGCATTGTTGTGGGGCAGGAATGGTTCTGTGATAAGACAGGATAGAGTGTAGCATTTCAAATTACTCACTATCTACCTCCACTGACTGATAGATGTACTCTCAGGCAGCACACTGGAATACTGGCTTGTATTTCACCCTTGCATATCTTAGGTTTCTTTTCAGAAACTCAGCACCATCCATCCTTCCTTTCTGCatctttttttcaggttttgcttttttcttcAGATATAGCTAAGCCCTATTTAAGCCCCTGCAATGTtgtgaaaataaatcattcactCATTGGTGTTTTCTAAGTagttttttctttgtattttttttttcaaggcctCAAAATCTCActtgttcttgttcttcttaGGGCACTGACTGAACGTGCTACTTTGGATTGCTGGGTACATTCAGGGCTGAAGTAGGGGTCGGAGTGGGTCagagtatatatttatattccagGCGCAACCTGTACATGCTCAGGTTTACTAGTTCTTGTCCGAACTGTATGATCTGTATTATCGACTTCAGCACCACCAATGATGCAACATTAGTCGAGCTGTACGTGCACTTGAGATGAAAGGTGAGCTCTGCCAACTCAGATCACGGGGCAGCGGATCAGCTGTGTGCACACCGGGGTGTGTTTGCTGAAGGGCAAAGGCAGAGGACAAATGGGGGCAGGGAAGTGGGAAATGTTTAGGCATGACAGTGAGAAAAGTGTGAGAGAaagcattaatttattttgatagAACATAATTTGCACTAATGATATAAAAAGTAGTGGTTTAGTGTCAAACTATGTGcagtaaattaataaaatcaaGACAAAGTATTTAGGTTGTCATTTGCAATAGTGCTAAAGTAATGCAGCACACCGAGAACTAAAAAATCCTTTCTCACCCTCATTAGAACATCTCTCATAAACTCATTTTTCTATCCATCATTGCCTCATACAGCCTAGCGGACTTAAGTGAGCAATTACAACGCAACAAGTACAAGATAAAGTAATAATTAGTGGGAGGGAAAGAGCGGATAATGACAGCAAGAAAATTACCGCCCATTTAAAACCGCACACACTAGCCTTTTAGTTCAATCAAGATGATTACTGTAAATGATACAGAATGTATTGATTTAATGCATAttaacacacaaataaaaagtaatatttGAGTCTTCATTTAGCTGAATGTCTATGATTAATTTCAGATTTGGGTTGCTCCATGCAGACATGGAGTTGTAACCAACACAAACATAAGAAAACTATGTTAATAGCAGGAATTGCAAAGCTGGGCCAATTAatctttttaccaaaaaaaaaaagagaaatagcaATGTTATGAGAACGGAATAGCAAGGTTATGAGAAACAATGGGCCCAACATTTTCAATCACTGTGGCATAGTTGTGTCGCTtaatagataaaaataaaattgttagaAGTCCCCCACATAGGCTTCTTTGTTATTCACACAAAATATCCACTGCATTGCATTAGATTGCACCAAAAGGTACGAACAACAGAACCGCTGCAGTACATTGTCTCCTAAAAGCTTTGCTTGTTGTTTTCCCACAGGGTTATCTATCCGAAGGCCTGGTCACCAAGTGGTATTGCTCCCCTCGACTGCTTCTCTCGCCGAACAACTACACAAAGGCTATAGACATGTGGGCTGCAGGCTGCATTCTAGCTGAGATGCTCACTGGACGCATGCTCTTTGCAGGTAACACTCTGATTTATAAGTGTAGAGCTCActaagtatgaaaaaaaaaacattaagatgACCTTTTTTGTGAGTCCTGCAAATGTACTAACCCCTCCAATTCATGTTAATTTACTCACACTTAAAAGaagcaaaccaaaaaaatcgGACTTATTTTGTGATAGTCTCTCCCTTATGCTCTTTTCCAAATCAGgagataacaataataattttgaaaacACTTAGGGCATGCCATTACCCCCTCTTAGATGAATCCGACGTCCATAATTCTATATGACACCATACCAGGTGGCGTCTGTTGAGAGAGTTTGTGCTGACCAGACGACAGGGCGATGTTCTCTCTGGAATCTTGGTAATTGCCTGAGCAGAATACCAATGATTTCAGAGTAAGTCTGCCAGTTCATCTGACCTCCACTGTCCTGCCAAACACCACAATGGAGCACACATACGGGAGGGGGTATTGAACTGCTAGTCATCTTTTATTGTTACCTAAATTCTACAATCTACAGAGCAAAGCAGTGAAGAAAGATTTTTTGTTCTTACTAATATTTGCCAAAGCTGATGCAAGCAAGCCCTGTTTACTTTTAAGTGGGAAAGATGAGACCTGTGGGAAAAGAGTCGAAAATATTCAACCCAGAAAAGATCATAATGCATAGAATGCACTACCTAGTGGTTAATATTCCAAGATAGCACATTCTGCTGGTATGGCGACGTTACTGCAGTAAATTTAATGTCAAAATCTTAGACAGTAAGTAACCATCCTTAAatcatatgtatatgtttattatTGAAATATTCAAATAGTATGATaagaagaaaatattaaaatatgaaaaagtccTATAAATAACATTTTGGAAGTTAATGAGAAAAAATTGTAGTAGATTGCCAGATTACAAATtggaattttaaaataataaatataattattatatagcaaaattttattttttgagtgGCATAACGTCAGTAGTCTGCTGATATTATGTGGTGAAAGTACAATTTGTTCAGTATAATATGAAAAGATAGAAACTGTTTCCTCGTCATAATGAAACACTTTTCACGTAAAACTCATTTTGATTGTGGTAAAATGAGGACTATATTTTAAGGTACATGAATAAGACTAACATAtgatttccttttaatttgCCATTTAGACAAGTGGTTTTATCCAGCCTGTCTTTTATTGTACTGATTGGTCACTCTCATTTTAATCTCAGGAGCTCACGAGCTTGAGCAGATGCAGCTGATTCTCGCCACAGTACCGGTGATTCGAAATGAGGACAGACAAGACTTGCTACAGGTGTCTGCTCTTATTCTTCATCATTTACAAAAAATCATTTGCCATTATCGTGCGCCTACCACATTTTCACCTGTTTCGCTATCAAGGTGATGCCTTCATGTATTAACCATGGCTGGAAAATCAagaagccattttctgtgctgctCCCTGAAGTCAACGCAGAAGGTGAGCAAAGACATTTAAGTGACCATttggaatggattttttttatttttttaatctttatgaATATTATGAAATTGTCTTTAAATAATACAAGTTATGGATTGGGGACATGCGACTAAAACTGGCGTTCCTGAACATTTGTCATCCTTTTCCTCTTAGCTGTGGACTTCCTGGAGCAAATTCTGACATTCAACCCCATGGACCGTCTGACGGCTGAAGCGGCGCTATCCCATTCATTCCTTCGCCAATACTCGTGTCCTGAGGATGAGCCCACCTCGTCGCACCCCTTCCGCATTGAGGACGAACTGGAGGAAATTCGGGTTGTAGGGCACAATCTCAGCAACAGTCCCAGCCGGTCGTCCAGCATCCACTGGGACAGGTGACCCCTCCAAACCCAACCCTCCTTATCAACTCTGCCACTTAAAcaataatcatcatttttttcttccctcattTTGCACGTACAGCTTGTCAACAGATTTGTCCTGGCACGAGGCAAGTGGGAAGTGTCACTGCATACCTTCGGGGT of Stigmatopora argus isolate UIUO_Sarg chromosome 5, RoL_Sarg_1.0, whole genome shotgun sequence contains these proteins:
- the mapk4 gene encoding mitogen-activated protein kinase 4, with translation MARQDTPCFLHGFDLSAHFVDIRPLGAGGTGLVLSAVDQHTGTRVAIKKLAMRDSVTVKHALREVKITRRLHHENVVRVHEVLTPYGRPPTGDPAQLGALYVIQECMETDLARLLEQGALSTGHATLLFYQLLRGLKFIHSSNVLHRDLKPANIFINTDQLLLKIGDFGLARIVDPHYSHKGYLSEGLVTKWYCSPRLLLSPNNYTKAIDMWAAGCILAEMLTGRMLFAGAHELEQMQLILATVPVIRNEDRQDLLQVMPSCINHGWKIKKPFSVLLPEVNAEAVDFLEQILTFNPMDRLTAEAALSHSFLRQYSCPEDEPTSSHPFRIEDELEEIRVVGHNLSNSPSRSSSIHWDSLSTDLSWHEASGKCHCIPSGYMTSDMENTTEEVQRDPRACCSSLLEEAQVDPRKYSHSSSAERYMEHSHSSLDRASGFGLGDLDCGRSCDYKVGSPSYLDRIAWQDGKPQHYSEPRLILDLSHWKRNTNNLPRPIQPLGGSVEDMREVNVDGEVAGTGTGDLFQEISRWVESTQSRLYSPSPSPSLERHSCYTSSPPVPLTPTDLPTPIFNDVDVEPHHLAVEDRLSPFPSVTSPSLCSLLPSTPTSPLLPPTTLSTTSSSSPVIQPDESLPVKQKECLFDLDVFISRALKLCRQKKEKGDGKGMREESKQVKINRRLPQTPEHRTPPSPQT
- the tspan36 gene encoding tetraspanin 36, whose product is MDCGIITSKTVLLFISLVFWAAGAGLAYVGAQILNSFGTYDSFVQDEHQYVLIPAVVIICISILMFAFGLLGCCATIRESKVGLSFFFLIIMVMFAAEVAVLVLSLIYQGKINGQLENSMTNTFSKYGSDTSTVDNLQTQLQCCGVSNYTSWFNTTWYQSHNGTVPKSCCKNNSISCTGRLDQLNMLNLEGCEVKLENLLMHVLRYAMLVVLGFAIVKFFGMLSVCVIACKSGGRRSGYQPIYA
- the LOC144074415 gene encoding uncharacterized protein LOC144074415, with product MVQLRLFILKAKPVDGSSGQPHSEALGSRVACCFIIIILGSTLTANLLLRYHHHLRNKLIKRRVFSVHFHPILPGLHLCIILFFGSFVCRREMGCTMLCHGNILAAD